TTGCATGATCTCTTGCGGCGTTTGCCGGCGACGAACTAGGTGCGGCCGGCCGTTTTCGATCATCACCTCGGCGGCTAGCGGCTTGCTGTTGTAGTTGCTGCCCATCACGGCGCCGTAG
Above is a window of Planctomycetia bacterium DNA encoding:
- a CDS encoding diaminopimelate decarboxylase (catalyzes the decarboxylation of diaminopimelate into lysine; pyridoxal phosphate(PLP)-binding), yielding YGAVMGSNYNSKPLAAEVMIENGRPHLVRRRQTPQEIMQGEMIPMR